The following coding sequences lie in one Chitinivibrionales bacterium genomic window:
- a CDS encoding ATP-binding protein: protein MASVKIQKKPVDLRPDLTMWKIDGALDSDSIGYIHREFESVLETEQNFLIAEMSGVSVVSSAALGQLMGCKQMLVERGGDLVLTGVNLDVKTKLSAMGATKIFKFYNEMRSAINAYHWEVERKSEKLNLSFPSELQFVPPVRQMVSRISRQKGYSPRDSFRIETIVDEVCNNAVEHGSLRDKKNIDITVTIDPKKIELEVINASDPDQTARLKELSKSVSKKAPEAHLDEKRGRGLALIKMLSNDLDITFSSQGTSVHVTKLREE, encoded by the coding sequence ATGGCTTCGGTAAAGATACAGAAAAAACCTGTTGATTTGCGGCCCGACCTCACGATGTGGAAGATCGACGGCGCGCTGGATTCCGACAGCATCGGTTACATCCACAGGGAATTCGAATCGGTGCTCGAAACCGAACAGAATTTCCTGATTGCCGAGATGTCGGGCGTGTCGGTGGTCTCCTCCGCCGCGCTGGGGCAGCTCATGGGATGCAAGCAGATGCTCGTGGAGCGCGGCGGCGACTTGGTGCTCACGGGCGTCAATCTCGACGTCAAAACCAAGCTGAGCGCCATGGGCGCGACCAAAATCTTCAAGTTTTACAACGAGATGCGGTCCGCCATCAACGCCTATCACTGGGAGGTGGAGCGGAAGTCCGAAAAATTGAACCTGTCGTTTCCGTCCGAGCTGCAGTTCGTTCCGCCCGTGCGGCAGATGGTGAGCCGCATCTCGCGGCAGAAGGGCTATTCGCCGCGCGATTCGTTCCGCATCGAGACCATCGTGGACGAGGTATGCAACAACGCGGTGGAGCATGGCTCGCTCAGGGACAAAAAGAATATCGACATCACCGTCACCATAGACCCGAAAAAAATCGAACTCGAAGTGATCAATGCCAGCGATCCCGACCAGACCGCGCGCCTCAAGGAGCTCTCGAAATCCGTGTCCAAGAAGGCCCCGGAGGCGCATCTTGACGAAAAGCGCGGGCGCGGGCTGGCGCTCATCAAAATGCTTTCGAACGACCTCGACATCACTTTTTCAAGCCAGGGAACGTCGGTGCACGTTACCAAATTAAGAGAGGAATGA
- a CDS encoding ATP-binding protein: protein MDDKRPYIFKITFPSDLDYIAPVRKFVAETLAVTKFSPKFAYRSEVIVDEICHNAIVHGSRSIDATVEMECSIFPDRFEFHVNDQGGKKEDLDRLKTAVKKADKRADELTEEKEGRGLGLEIVRLLSEEVKMEVGVGNTTRVRVVRKREDL from the coding sequence ATGGACGATAAGAGACCATACATTTTTAAAATCACTTTTCCGTCGGACCTCGATTATATCGCGCCGGTCCGCAAGTTTGTCGCGGAGACGCTTGCGGTGACGAAATTCTCCCCCAAATTCGCCTACCGTTCCGAAGTCATCGTCGATGAGATATGCCACAACGCGATCGTCCATGGCTCGCGCAGCATCGACGCGACGGTAGAAATGGAGTGCTCGATTTTTCCCGACCGGTTCGAGTTCCACGTGAACGACCAGGGCGGAAAAAAGGAGGACCTCGACCGGCTCAAGACCGCGGTGAAAAAGGCCGACAAGCGCGCCGATGAATTGACAGAGGAGAAAGAGGGCCGCGGACTGGGCCTCGAGATCGTGCGCCTGCTGTCCGAGGAGGTCAAGATGGAGGTGGGCGTGGGCAACACCACGAGGGTTCGCGTGGTGAGAAAACGGGAAGATTTGTAA
- a CDS encoding metallophosphoesterase family protein has protein sequence MRIALISDIHANLEALEAVLVDIKTRTVDETLCLGDIVGYGANPNECLELVKKSCTLTLLGNHDAAAVGLLSTQHFNIHAKIAIEWTVENLSKAGGAWLKTLPLKENKFSHTLVHATPYEPNMWYYITSLEEAAFNFQFFDTAFCFVGHTHIPITIVLEHEKEVYVHQGETLDWGALENVRFLINVGSVGQPRDRNSKSCYGIIDSDAKTFTYHRVAYDVQKAQAKMRKIKMPEFLITRLEEGR, from the coding sequence ATGAGAATCGCCCTCATCTCCGACATCCACGCCAACTTGGAAGCGCTTGAGGCCGTCCTTGTCGACATTAAAACCAGAACAGTCGACGAAACGCTCTGCCTCGGCGACATCGTGGGGTACGGCGCCAATCCCAACGAGTGCCTCGAACTCGTGAAAAAATCATGCACCCTCACCCTGCTCGGGAACCACGACGCTGCCGCGGTGGGCCTGCTTTCCACGCAGCATTTCAACATCCATGCGAAAATCGCCATCGAGTGGACCGTGGAAAATCTCAGCAAGGCGGGCGGCGCCTGGCTCAAGACGCTTCCGCTCAAGGAAAACAAATTCTCCCACACCCTCGTGCACGCCACCCCCTATGAGCCGAACATGTGGTACTATATCACGTCGCTCGAGGAAGCGGCATTCAATTTCCAGTTTTTCGACACCGCGTTCTGCTTCGTGGGCCACACGCACATCCCCATCACCATCGTGCTCGAACACGAAAAGGAGGTGTACGTGCACCAGGGCGAAACGCTCGACTGGGGAGCCCTCGAAAACGTGCGGTTCCTCATCAACGTTGGCAGCGTGGGCCAGCCCCGCGACCGGAATTCCAAATCCTGCTACGGCATCATCGATTCGGACGCCAAGACCTTCACCTACCACCGCGTCGCGTACGACGTTCAGAAGGCCCAGGCGAAAATGCGAAAAATAAAAATGCCTGAATTTCTGATTACCCGTCTCGAAGAAGGCAGATGA
- a CDS encoding FHA domain-containing protein, which yields MVKFIVFFDNELVKTYELDDPVITIGRLPENTICISNMGISRRHSKIERDSNNNYVLSDLNSLNGTFVNNNKVKKISLSHGDKITIGKYTILFEDAEKKEPAGKETKSKPEPAVEPINEQVAMQEPALPREQTAVESGKDLLTGEAVLIETNKHVIYKLDKPLTTLGDSEHDDIFVSGFLVDQGHVVIEREGGELWIRSQKFLGQFKVNGKKTKNHKLAHKDRIEIGSSTFRFMENG from the coding sequence ATGGTAAAATTTATAGTGTTTTTCGACAATGAACTTGTGAAAACCTACGAGCTTGACGATCCGGTCATCACGATAGGCCGCCTGCCCGAGAACACCATCTGCATTTCGAACATGGGGATCTCCCGCCGACATTCAAAGATCGAGCGGGACTCTAACAATAATTACGTTCTCTCGGACCTCAATTCCCTCAACGGCACATTTGTCAACAACAACAAGGTGAAGAAGATCTCCCTGTCGCACGGCGACAAGATTACCATCGGGAAATACACCATCCTTTTCGAGGACGCGGAAAAAAAGGAGCCCGCGGGCAAGGAGACGAAGAGCAAACCCGAACCCGCCGTGGAGCCCATCAACGAACAGGTCGCCATGCAGGAGCCCGCGCTCCCGCGCGAGCAGACCGCGGTGGAGTCAGGGAAGGACCTCCTCACAGGGGAGGCGGTGCTCATTGAGACCAACAAGCATGTGATTTACAAACTGGATAAACCCCTCACCACGCTCGGCGACTCCGAGCACGACGACATCTTCGTGTCCGGGTTCCTTGTCGACCAGGGCCACGTGGTGATCGAGCGCGAGGGCGGCGAGCTGTGGATCAGGTCGCAAAAATTTTTAGGGCAGTTCAAGGTGAACGGCAAGAAAACAAAAAACCACAAACTGGCCCACAAAGACAGGATCGAAATCGGCTCCAGCACCTTTCGCTTCATGGAAAACGGATAA
- a CDS encoding STAS domain-containing protein produces the protein MESQIELEYEEVKGHTNTKLVRFIGDLDATNVETVLEKICNLFNDGFINIIADFKKLRYVNSTGLGILLHFSKSAKEKAGSFKIANVNENVYEIIEIIGATTLLEIYDELDEAVAALK, from the coding sequence ATGGAGTCTCAGATTGAACTCGAATACGAAGAGGTGAAGGGGCATACCAACACGAAACTCGTGAGGTTCATCGGCGATCTCGACGCCACCAACGTCGAGACCGTGCTCGAAAAGATCTGCAACCTCTTCAACGACGGCTTCATCAACATCATCGCCGATTTCAAGAAGCTCCGGTACGTCAACAGCACCGGCCTCGGCATCCTGCTCCATTTCAGCAAATCGGCAAAGGAGAAGGCCGGGAGCTTCAAGATCGCCAACGTCAACGAAAACGTGTATGAAATCATCGAAATCATCGGCGCCACGACCCTGCTCGAGATCTACGACGAGCTCGACGAGGCGGTGGCCGCGCTCAAATAA
- a CDS encoding PD-(D/E)XK nuclease family protein: protein MNPMELKYPKYDFSPVLGWSISRYEVFDKCKRQYFYNYYPKFVPGVPFYKMTSLRDMTSVPLEVGNVVHDVLEAFLRRLQKSDSGIDEERFFLFAKEKTGEYFTKKTFLEVYYGQAKEIHRPEADKKIAACLRNFIGSPVYTWIFMKAITNKDNWMIEPPGLGETRLSGLKAYCKMDFLFPVDEEIHILDWKTGAKDMLKHSQQLIGYAAAAHANFSIPQGAIFPKIVYLHPSFEEFEITVSENDFQSFFERIKAQIAEMRSYCADAQNNVPKPIEEFPKTPSQAICRFCNFQELCFGKKNAPEKPGAF from the coding sequence ATGAATCCCATGGAACTCAAATACCCGAAATACGACTTTTCCCCCGTGCTCGGCTGGTCAATATCCCGGTACGAGGTGTTTGACAAGTGCAAACGGCAGTATTTCTACAACTACTATCCCAAGTTCGTACCCGGCGTGCCGTTCTATAAGATGACGAGCCTCAGGGACATGACGTCGGTGCCGCTCGAAGTGGGCAACGTGGTGCACGACGTGCTCGAGGCGTTTCTGCGCCGGCTGCAGAAAAGCGACAGCGGCATCGACGAGGAGCGCTTTTTCCTGTTTGCAAAAGAGAAGACCGGCGAATACTTTACAAAGAAGACGTTTCTCGAGGTCTACTACGGGCAGGCGAAGGAGATCCACCGGCCGGAGGCTGACAAGAAAATCGCCGCCTGCCTCAGGAATTTCATCGGCAGCCCGGTGTACACCTGGATCTTCATGAAGGCAATCACCAACAAAGACAACTGGATGATCGAGCCGCCGGGCCTGGGCGAAACACGTCTCTCCGGCCTCAAGGCGTACTGCAAGATGGATTTTCTCTTTCCGGTCGACGAGGAGATCCACATTCTCGACTGGAAAACCGGCGCCAAGGACATGCTCAAGCATTCGCAGCAGCTCATCGGGTATGCGGCCGCTGCGCATGCCAATTTCAGCATACCGCAGGGCGCCATCTTCCCGAAAATCGTTTACCTGCACCCGTCGTTCGAGGAGTTCGAAATCACGGTCTCGGAAAATGATTTCCAGTCGTTTTTCGAGCGGATCAAGGCGCAGATCGCCGAGATGCGGTCGTACTGCGCCGACGCGCAGAACAACGTGCCCAAGCCCATCGAAGAATTCCCCAAAACGCCGTCGCAGGCCATCTGCAGGTTCTGCAACTTCCAGGAGCTGTGCTTCGGAAAAAAAAACGCACCCGAAAAACCGGGTGCGTTCTGA
- a CDS encoding tetratricopeptide repeat protein, with product MKHSTATFTLSERIAMHLKVVRFGAILLMVCLCSFCQKQDKKEIIATIDGWTLTKTNYNAFWEMRRLYPSYSGEYFPGERSISTFAVATELLSSDPAAKSYSGNLKSNLSWQWKQRYFPAQMYLQKVLDGGLGFTDKEIESYYKSHRDSFKVKIKIDVPAPKKDTAKAKDAAKAKDTAKTAAAPAAPVAKRDSVVQRSVAEVRDQIVRTLFLAKYPVPDSLLRKKPNDTTKVDTPEVQNRWVYMVRNELPNFFMRKSYEEQYKQKFPDSTKDWYGKGKLITEEDMDVIMTWLPESQRAIYNTPAGRADLARWLLRWKLWTVDAKKCGFSDKDEVKSVLDWAWKVEVATNYVNNVLAPKAKATVSIDTQMCVYAMWDERGSVTAKDTAGVNRVVTRYITKAVYNKVDSMIYAMRKAHNVKFDLVEYKDDQVGNPATIMARADSLRDTGNTAEASGLYRSLVTSFPLTPEGIRAYSELAKVQTEKGEYTDAIKNYRDYLVLVNDKSTRCKTFFMIGFIYDEYQNKSDLAEANYKWVLKNTPQDSLAEDAEFMTLHLGEPMNSVEELRAEAKRQGRKVDTTMPEPELMSPDTGAKKAAAPAKKI from the coding sequence GTGAAACACTCAACTGCCACCTTTACATTATCGGAGAGAATCGCCATGCACCTCAAGGTCGTTCGTTTCGGGGCCATCCTGCTGATGGTCTGCCTGTGCTCGTTCTGCCAGAAACAGGACAAGAAGGAAATCATCGCCACCATAGACGGCTGGACCCTCACCAAGACAAACTACAATGCGTTCTGGGAGATGCGCCGTTTGTACCCGTCTTATTCCGGCGAGTACTTCCCGGGCGAGCGCTCCATTTCCACCTTTGCCGTCGCAACGGAACTTTTGTCGTCGGACCCCGCCGCGAAATCGTACAGCGGCAATCTCAAAAGCAACCTGTCGTGGCAGTGGAAGCAGCGGTATTTCCCGGCGCAGATGTATCTCCAGAAGGTGCTCGACGGCGGCCTCGGGTTCACCGACAAGGAGATCGAGTCTTATTACAAGTCGCATCGTGATTCGTTCAAGGTGAAGATCAAGATCGATGTGCCCGCGCCGAAGAAGGATACGGCCAAGGCGAAGGACGCCGCAAAGGCAAAAGACACCGCCAAGACCGCGGCCGCTCCTGCGGCCCCGGTTGCAAAACGGGACTCGGTGGTGCAGCGTTCCGTTGCCGAGGTGAGGGACCAGATCGTGCGAACGCTGTTCCTTGCCAAGTACCCGGTGCCCGATTCTCTGCTCAGGAAAAAGCCCAACGACACCACGAAGGTCGACACGCCTGAGGTCCAGAACCGTTGGGTTTACATGGTGAGAAACGAGCTCCCCAACTTCTTCATGAGAAAGTCCTACGAAGAGCAGTACAAGCAGAAATTCCCGGACTCGACCAAGGACTGGTACGGCAAGGGCAAGCTGATCACCGAGGAAGATATGGACGTGATCATGACGTGGCTGCCCGAATCGCAGCGCGCGATTTACAACACGCCCGCCGGCAGGGCCGACCTCGCGCGCTGGCTCCTCAGATGGAAGCTCTGGACCGTGGATGCGAAGAAATGCGGCTTCTCCGACAAAGACGAGGTGAAGTCCGTGCTCGACTGGGCGTGGAAGGTGGAAGTCGCGACGAACTACGTGAACAACGTTCTTGCGCCGAAGGCAAAGGCCACGGTATCCATCGATACGCAGATGTGCGTGTACGCCATGTGGGATGAGCGCGGGTCGGTGACGGCGAAAGACACCGCAGGCGTCAACCGGGTGGTGACCCGGTACATCACCAAGGCGGTGTACAACAAAGTCGACAGCATGATTTATGCCATGCGCAAGGCGCACAACGTCAAGTTCGATCTTGTTGAATACAAGGACGACCAGGTGGGCAATCCCGCCACGATTATGGCGCGGGCCGATTCGCTCAGGGATACCGGCAACACGGCCGAGGCCTCCGGCCTCTACCGCTCGCTGGTCACGTCGTTCCCGCTGACGCCCGAGGGCATTCGCGCCTATTCGGAGCTTGCCAAGGTGCAGACCGAAAAGGGCGAATACACCGACGCGATCAAGAATTACCGCGATTACCTGGTGCTCGTGAATGACAAGAGCACGCGGTGCAAAACATTCTTCATGATCGGGTTCATTTACGACGAATACCAGAACAAGAGCGATCTCGCCGAGGCGAACTACAAGTGGGTGCTCAAGAACACGCCCCAGGATTCGCTCGCGGAGGACGCCGAGTTCATGACCCTGCACCTGGGCGAGCCCATGAACAGCGTTGAGGAACTGCGCGCCGAGGCAAAGCGGCAGGGCAGGAAGGTGGACACGACCATGCCGGAGCCCGAATTGATGTCGCCCGACACCGGCGCTAAGAAAGCCGCGGCCCCGGCCAAGAAGATATAA